In the Candidatus Aegiribacteria sp. genome, AAGAAGCGCTTGAACTTATTAAGAGTCTGCAGGACAGCATTTCAGCAGGATCTCTTACTTTTTCCGAGGCGGCGATGAACCATTCAGACTGTCCTTCTTCAAACGGTGGCGGAGACCTCGGTCACTTTCCCAGGAACATGATGGATCCCGCTTTCGAGGAAGCTGCGTTTTCACTTGAACCGGGAGATATCTCGGATATAGTTGAAACACCCTTCGGTTACCACGTTATAATGAGAACAGAATAGAGTTAGTTAGAATTCCGAACGATTTCCCTGCAGACTGGCTGGACGACTGACCGAACAGCATCCACTGCTGGATATCTTTATTCGGATTTTGGTTACTTTTTGCTGCTTCTTCTCCTGTCAGCCAGAAGAATGAGATTTTTTAAATCGTCCTTACTTCCTGCTGCAAGCCAGTTCTTATCGAACTCAGGATTCTGCATGATTTCAGCAATGGCTGCCAGGGTTTTTAAGTGAAGAATTCGCTCATCAGGTGAACCTACAAGAACAAAACTGATATGTACTATTTCATCCTGAGGGAAAACAATGCCTTCTTTTGATCTTACTAAAATAGCTTTCACGTTCTTTATATCTTTAATACAGATATGAGGAATTGCCATGCCTTTCTGGATTACAGTGCTTGATTCCTTTTCTCTTTCTGAGAATTTCAAGTAAATATCTTCCGGTTCTAAATTTAAATCTCTTGCCAGGAGATTCGATATATCTTTGAAGAAATCATCCATTTTCATCAACTCATCGATATCCAGAACAGCGGATTCTTCAATAAGTTTGTGAAATCTATCTCTCTTGAGGTCATCTCTCTTAATAACGATATCCCGCAGCTCAGTGAGAAGGTTATCTGAGGTCAGCTCTTTGTCCCTGGATACGAGTCTTTCTAAAGCGTAGATCAACGCGGAATCCTGACTTGTTCTTTTCTGTGCATAGATCCTGTACCAGAGGAAACCTGATAAAAGAAATACCATGGTTAGAAAAACAATGTATGTGCCCATTTCAATCAAAAGAAAAAGCCCTCCCAATATCCCGAGAATTTGCATATATGGATAAAATGGAGAATGAAACTTGGGCTTGTAACTAAGAATTTTACTCTCTCTGAATAGAATCAGAGTAAAGTTCGCAAAGATATAAAGCAGGAGTAAGATACTTGAAGCAACCTTAACCAGTAATTCCAACCGAAGGAAAAGAATGACTGTAACCATAAAGATACCAGTACAGATAATTGAAACGTAAGGAGACTGAAACTTCGAACTTAATTTTTGAAAACTCGCAGGTAAGAGTTTATCTCTACTCATTCCCAATGGATATCTTGAGGCGGTCATGATCCCGGAATTGGCTGTAGAGATAAAAGCCAGGAAAGCGCCGATGCTTATTACTATTTTCAGTGAATTTCCACCGAATACTCCCGCGCAGTCTGAGATAGGAGTAAGGCTTCCACTTAGGAGTTCCGGATTTAGAATCCCAGTAGTTGTATAGATAACCAGAGTATAGAAAATGGCGGTGACGATAAGGGAAAGAAACATGCCCAATGGAAGATTCCTACCCGGATTTTTTGTTTCCTCGGCTATGGCCGCAACCTTGGTCAATCCTCCGTACGAGATGAAAACAAAACTTGCTGT is a window encoding:
- a CDS encoding amino acid permease, whose translation is MGRELKKKLTVLDVFCIATGAMISSGLFILPGLAFAKAGPAVIISYIIAGLFCIPTLFSMAELTTAMPKAGGDYFYIMRGFGPLLGTVAGFSTWFSLSLKGAFALIGMGAYLSIITPIPISIIALICCIFFVGLNLVGVKEAGRFQVFLVLGLLGILLIYIFWGSRSVDPQHFTPFFSKGFGSVFATASFVFISYGGLTKVAAIAEETKNPGRNLPLGMFLSLIVTAIFYTLVIYTTTGILNPELLSGSLTPISDCAGVFGGNSLKIVISIGAFLAFISTANSGIMTASRYPLGMSRDKLLPASFQKLSSKFQSPYVSIICTGIFMVTVILFLRLELLVKVASSILLLLYIFANFTLILFRESKILSYKPKFHSPFYPYMQILGILGGLFLLIEMGTYIVFLTMVFLLSGFLWYRIYAQKRTSQDSALIYALERLVSRDKELTSDNLLTELRDIVIKRDDLKRDRFHKLIEESAVLDIDELMKMDDFFKDISNLLARDLNLEPEDIYLKFSEREKESSTVIQKGMAIPHICIKDIKNVKAILVRSKEGIVFPQDEIVHISFVLVGSPDERILHLKTLAAIAEIMQNPEFDKNWLAAGSKDDLKNLILLADRRRSSKK